GCTACCGGCGACGTCAGCCGCTACGCCCAGACGTTCCAGGGATATACGGAGGAGGAGTACCGGGAGCTGTTGCGGGACGTGGGTTTCGACGACGTCGCAATACGCCCGGACTTCCCCGGGCCGCCGGTGGAGCTGATGGGCGAACTCGTCGCTTTCGCGGCCCGGAAGGCCGGGCCCTTATATTCTAACCGGGTTTAATTTCGGGTCATAACTCAAACCGGAGGCACGGGAAGTGAAAAAGGAGCTGGAAAACCTCAGGTGGACGCCGCGGTGGGTCTCGCACCTCGGCTGCGTAAAGGGTTGTCTCGATTATTTGGGTATCGACGTCTCCGACGCGTGGCTCTTCGGCGCGACGGGACACGCCTTCATAGTCAACGTCCACGACGTCGTCTGCCCCAGCGGCCCCACGGCCTGGAATACCGAGATGCTTCGTAAGCTGGGGAAGAACGTCGGCTACGAGAGCCGCGGCCTGAGCGCTACCCGGAAAGACGCCGACTTCGAACGGAAGCGCAAGCTCGTTTGGGAGAATACGAAGCTCGCGCTCGATAATGACCTTCCGACGTACGGCTGGGAGCTCGACGTCCCGGAGTACTACGTCATCTACGGCTACGACGACGTCGGCTATCACTACTCCGGGCCGGGGGCCGACGACGGCGCCGGCCCCAAGCCGTGGCGCGACCTCGGCGAGTCGGACATCGGCGTTCTGGAGATGTACTCGCTCGTAGAGGGCGAGGCCGCCGACGACCGCACGACGGTGAAGGAGGCGCTGGCCTTCGCGCTCGCGTTCGCACAGAGCCCCGCCGAATGGGTTTACGCCAAGTACAAAGCGGGCCTGGGCGGTTTCGATAACTGGGTCAAGGCCGTGGAGGAAAATATCGCCCACGGCCACGGCATGGCCTACAACGCCGCCGTCTGGCACGAGTGCCGCCACTTCGCCGTGGAATTTCTGAAAGAGGCGAAGGAGCGCCTCGGCGGCCCGGCGGCGGAGTTCGACGAGGCGATAGCTCATTACGAGGTCGTGGCCGGGAACTTGAAGAAGGTCGTCGAGCTGTTCCCGTTCCACGGCCTGAAGTCGGAACATATTCAGGACGAGGGCCGGCGGGCCGAGGCGGCCGAGGCGCTCCGCGCGGCGCGCGCCGCGGAGGAGGCCGGCCTAGCGGCGTTGGTTAAAATCCGCGACGGGTTGTAACGCTCTACGCAGGAGGACCGATGTTAGCTCGAGATTACAAAGAGGTCGTGCAAGACGACGTCGACGCGGAGGGCGCGGCCGGCGTCAAGATCCGCTGGATTATTACGAAAGAGGACGGCGCGCCCAACTTCGCGATGCGCGAGTTCGAGCTGGCGCCGGGAGGCCACACGCCCTACCACGCCCACGGCTGGGAGCACGAGGTATTCGTCCTGGCCGGCGAAGGCGTTGCGGTCGGCGACGCGGAGGAATTCCCGCTCGAGCCGGGTACCGTCGTCCTCGTCCCGCCCAATGAAAAACATAACTTCCAAAATACCGGCGCGGAGGTTTTACGGTTCCTCTGCGTCGTGCCGCACGGCGCCGCCTAGCGGCGTCTTTTGATTTACGAGCGGCGTAAGGAATTGGCGAGGATGGACGTCGGCGGGCGAGGCCGTGTTGCCGCCGGAAGTCTTGGACGTGCGGGAAGCGGAGGTTTAATTCCGTCGACCCCTTGGGAAGGGGTTGGATAGAGGCCGCCGGGCCGTTCGACTGGGCGAAAAACGG
This window of the bacterium genome carries:
- a CDS encoding cupin domain-containing protein, with the protein product MLARDYKEVVQDDVDAEGAAGVKIRWIITKEDGAPNFAMREFELAPGGHTPYHAHGWEHEVFVLAGEGVAVGDAEEFPLEPGTVVLVPPNEKHNFQNTGAEVLRFLCVVPHGAA